One stretch of Micromonospora echinospora DNA includes these proteins:
- a CDS encoding condensation domain-containing protein — protein MATTLPLAPGQQMMWEFMTALDPAHPGAARLVVVEFRRLRGTLRVDVLRQAMQDVVDRHDALRMRFDRVGVEPAVRILPHVESPLEYVDLSGLPPAEQQARVERIAYAHRNDAFDPGRAPLWRAALVRLSATEHVLALCFFHMVSDGWSCRVVVEDLCHAYTARLGAADPQPPLGVDFTALAALQETEQAGNGVDAAARAAYWRDRLRPVEPYQLFPASPPAPDVALSAEVATRFAFPAEVTARLRPAARRARTSPYVLLLAAYLVLLARRAGRSRVVLGTTTLGRESPLSRRLVGQFTNNVYLPVTVEPDAPMRAVVEAAHASLAEAVAHATAFHRVARSVRPDFPAIRPWPDNHLFDAWFQSAASASPVLHCPDLLVEPVDITARPAPGTPPPVVAADVPSECLPVWVKRGSPIVVVDDDRAGGVVIRNRGVFGDDLVRGLIDDYVAVVSALVTTPDMSPGQVRLPDGACFLDHAIG, from the coding sequence GTGGCGACGACGCTGCCGCTGGCCCCCGGCCAGCAGATGATGTGGGAGTTCATGACCGCGCTCGACCCGGCCCACCCCGGCGCCGCCCGGCTCGTGGTGGTGGAGTTCCGCCGGTTGCGGGGCACGCTTCGGGTCGACGTGCTGCGGCAGGCGATGCAGGACGTGGTGGACCGGCACGACGCGCTGCGGATGCGGTTCGACCGCGTCGGCGTGGAGCCGGCGGTGCGGATCCTGCCGCATGTGGAGTCCCCGCTGGAGTACGTCGACCTGTCCGGCCTGCCGCCGGCCGAGCAACAGGCCCGCGTGGAGCGGATCGCGTACGCGCACCGCAACGACGCGTTCGACCCCGGCCGGGCGCCGCTGTGGCGGGCCGCGCTGGTCCGGCTCTCCGCGACCGAGCACGTGCTCGCGCTCTGCTTCTTCCACATGGTCTCCGACGGCTGGTCGTGCCGGGTCGTGGTGGAGGACCTGTGCCACGCGTACACGGCCCGACTCGGCGCGGCCGACCCGCAGCCGCCGCTCGGCGTGGACTTCACCGCGCTCGCCGCGCTCCAGGAGACGGAGCAGGCCGGGAACGGCGTCGACGCCGCCGCCCGGGCCGCGTACTGGCGGGACCGGCTGCGGCCGGTGGAGCCGTACCAGCTCTTCCCGGCGTCGCCACCGGCGCCGGACGTCGCGCTCAGCGCCGAGGTGGCCACCCGCTTCGCGTTCCCGGCCGAGGTCACCGCGCGGTTGCGCCCGGCCGCCCGGCGGGCCCGCACCAGCCCGTACGTGCTGCTGCTCGCCGCGTACCTGGTGCTGCTGGCGCGGCGGGCCGGACGGTCCCGGGTGGTGCTGGGCACCACGACGCTGGGCCGGGAGAGCCCGCTGTCCCGCCGGCTCGTCGGTCAGTTCACGAACAACGTCTACCTGCCGGTCACCGTCGAGCCGGACGCGCCGATGCGCGCGGTGGTCGAGGCCGCGCACGCCTCGCTGGCCGAGGCCGTCGCGCACGCCACCGCGTTCCACCGGGTGGCCCGGTCGGTCCGCCCCGACTTCCCGGCGATCCGGCCCTGGCCGGACAACCACCTGTTCGACGCCTGGTTCCAGTCCGCCGCGTCGGCGTCACCGGTGCTGCACTGCCCGGACCTGCTGGTGGAGCCGGTCGACATCACCGCCCGGCCCGCGCCCGGCACCCCGCCGCCGGTGGTCGCCGCCGACGTGCCGTCCGAGTGCCTGCCCGTCTGGGTGAAGCGGGGCTCACCGATCGTCGTGGTGGACGACGACCGGGCCGGGGGCGTGGTGATCCGCAACCGGGGCGTCTTCGGCGACGACCTCGTCCGCGGGCTGATCGACGACTACGTCGCTGTGGTGTCGGCACTCGTCACCACTCCCGACATGTCCCCGGGGCAGGTGCGCCTGCCTGACGGTGCGTGCTTCCTCGACCACGCGATCGGGTAG
- a CDS encoding phosphopantetheine-binding protein yields the protein MNAEFTELLRPFLKFAGPDEITEDARLRDLGLDSMREIELLFAIEETFGVAVPDDKLVDSTFATAGGLWGVVEELRTPVGGGSR from the coding sequence ATGAACGCCGAATTCACCGAGCTGCTCCGGCCGTTCCTCAAGTTCGCCGGCCCGGACGAGATCACCGAGGACGCCCGGCTGCGCGACCTCGGCCTGGACTCCATGCGCGAGATCGAGCTGCTCTTCGCCATTGAGGAGACGTTCGGGGTCGCTGTGCCCGACGACAAGCTGGTCGACTCCACGTTCGCCACCGCCGGCGGGCTGTGGGGCGTGGTCGAGGAGCTGCGCACGCCGGTGGGCGGTGGTTCCCGATGA
- a CDS encoding glycosyltransferase produces the protein MSRSASPVGEPTEPHAVTRGVSVVIPVKDRVAEMRRQLRSLRDAAPNCPEPVEVVVVDDSAPAAAAAHRAACAEYGARYVRGPRHVGAKRNLGVRHARHDLVLFTDSDCRVPADLITRYAARLRASGDEVAGVTGPVLVEPGDSAFFRVMRRSYLLLGDLTRPLHYERVSWGAGANMAVKRAVFEAVGGFPEDSPMPLGGEDLHLGLLLTDAGYVLLTDPDGVVTHDTGVADTFRAVAYRFTTYGRSEQWLCLAHPHRRRFVLNTASTLAVTALAGLLTARRSGGRSLLAVPAVAVAVIAAKTPGRLGGDRGPRAVAESAACVAIETLFDGAAFVTSLRLGRPDLLFTGFRAPDEADYQPIPPVAAPPVAA, from the coding sequence ATGAGCCGATCCGCATCGCCCGTGGGCGAACCGACCGAACCCCACGCCGTCACGCGCGGCGTCTCCGTGGTCATCCCGGTCAAGGACCGGGTGGCGGAGATGCGCCGCCAGCTGCGCAGCCTGCGCGACGCCGCCCCGAACTGCCCGGAGCCGGTGGAGGTGGTGGTCGTCGACGACTCGGCGCCCGCCGCGGCCGCCGCCCACCGCGCGGCCTGCGCCGAGTACGGCGCCCGCTACGTGCGCGGACCCCGGCACGTCGGGGCCAAACGTAACCTGGGCGTCCGGCACGCCCGCCACGACCTGGTGCTGTTCACCGACTCCGACTGCCGGGTGCCCGCCGACCTGATCACCCGGTACGCGGCCCGGCTGCGCGCCTCGGGCGACGAGGTCGCCGGCGTCACCGGCCCGGTGCTCGTGGAGCCCGGCGACAGCGCGTTCTTCCGCGTGATGCGCCGCTCCTACCTGCTGCTCGGCGACCTGACCCGGCCGCTGCACTACGAGCGCGTGTCCTGGGGCGCCGGGGCGAACATGGCCGTGAAGCGCGCGGTCTTCGAAGCGGTCGGCGGGTTCCCGGAGGATTCCCCGATGCCGCTGGGCGGGGAGGACCTGCACCTCGGGCTGCTCCTCACCGACGCCGGCTACGTGCTGCTCACCGACCCGGACGGCGTGGTCACCCACGACACCGGCGTCGCCGACACGTTCCGCGCGGTCGCCTACCGGTTCACCACGTACGGGCGCTCCGAGCAGTGGCTCTGCCTGGCCCACCCGCATCGGCGCCGGTTCGTGCTCAACACCGCCAGCACGCTCGCCGTGACCGCGCTGGCCGGGCTGCTGACCGCTCGGCGCAGCGGGGGACGCAGCCTGCTCGCGGTGCCGGCCGTCGCGGTCGCCGTGATCGCCGCGAAGACACCCGGCCGGCTCGGCGGTGACCGGGGACCGCGCGCGGTGGCCGAGTCGGCGGCCTGCGTGGCCATCGAGACGCTCTTCGACGGGGCCGCGTTCGTCACCTCGCTGCGGCTCGGCCGCCCGGACCTGCTCTTCACCGGCTTCCGCGCGCCGGACGAGGCGGACTACCAGCCGATCCCGCCGGTGGCGGCGCCGCCGGTGGCGGCCTGA
- a CDS encoding acyl carrier protein: protein MSPHVPNAPDRPSTDPVWTPILTGLHATALDCLQTSFALLADYANGSGSHLALGARYGFRTRDQDALISVEATSDDRAAEAVDLLGLRVEGRWMQLDGPQVRRLCAPGQPLYVTADAYDLPWCPYHGHEHMRHSFLVTDAGPDQVTVVDAYQNDTAWGPARPGVWRLPTAAFDAALAGGAHTLAVTAHPAPAIDVPAMLAGNAARARRARPEIARYLDRTGAALDTVAGLHRFVLDVWLLARARDLHERWLAAVRPEAVAALAGQAARWQQLATRSYVALRRAQAGRPAAPELVDALGTLISDHLAALESIAEPAAMPGHDAVPAAPDPAGGDGVRAAVLGALGDTLDLDGSTLRTTDVLRELPGFDSFRLVDVIDRVERRLGVEVPATALSAADLRDVGSLCAMFGAATGGAR from the coding sequence ATGTCCCCACACGTCCCGAACGCGCCGGACCGGCCGAGCACGGATCCGGTGTGGACGCCGATCCTGACCGGTCTGCACGCGACCGCGCTGGACTGTCTCCAGACGAGCTTCGCCCTGCTCGCCGACTACGCCAACGGGTCCGGCAGCCACCTCGCCCTCGGCGCCCGGTACGGGTTCCGCACCCGGGATCAGGACGCTCTGATCTCCGTCGAGGCGACCTCGGACGACCGGGCCGCCGAAGCGGTAGACCTGCTGGGCCTGCGGGTCGAGGGCCGGTGGATGCAGCTCGACGGCCCGCAGGTCCGCCGGCTGTGCGCCCCGGGCCAGCCGCTCTACGTCACGGCCGACGCGTACGACCTGCCGTGGTGTCCCTACCACGGGCACGAGCACATGCGGCACAGCTTCCTCGTCACCGACGCCGGGCCGGATCAGGTCACAGTGGTCGACGCCTACCAGAACGACACCGCCTGGGGCCCCGCGCGTCCCGGCGTGTGGCGGCTGCCCACCGCCGCGTTCGACGCGGCGCTGGCCGGGGGCGCGCACACGCTGGCGGTGACGGCACACCCGGCGCCGGCGATCGACGTACCCGCCATGCTCGCCGGCAACGCCGCCCGGGCCCGGCGGGCTCGCCCGGAGATCGCCCGCTACCTGGACCGCACCGGCGCCGCCCTGGACACCGTGGCCGGGCTGCACCGCTTCGTGCTCGACGTCTGGCTGCTGGCGCGCGCACGCGACCTGCACGAACGCTGGCTGGCCGCGGTCCGGCCCGAGGCCGTCGCCGCGCTGGCCGGGCAGGCAGCCCGCTGGCAGCAGCTCGCCACGCGCAGCTACGTGGCGCTGCGGCGGGCCCAGGCGGGCCGGCCGGCCGCGCCGGAGCTGGTGGACGCGCTCGGCACGCTGATCTCCGACCACCTCGCCGCGCTGGAGTCGATCGCCGAACCGGCCGCCATGCCCGGCCACGACGCCGTGCCGGCCGCGCCGGACCCGGCAGGCGGGGACGGCGTACGCGCGGCGGTGCTCGGCGCGCTGGGCGACACCCTGGACCTGGACGGCTCGACGCTGCGCACCACCGACGTGCTCCGGGAGCTTCCCGGCTTCGACTCGTTCCGGCTGGTCGACGTCATCGACCGGGTCGAGCGGCGGCTCGGCGTCGAGGTTCCGGCCACCGCGCTCTCCGCGGCCGACCTGCGCGACGTCGGCTCCCTGTGCGCCATGTTCGGCGCCGCCACCGGAGGTGCCCGATGA
- a CDS encoding DegT/DnrJ/EryC1/StrS family aminotransferase, whose amino-acid sequence MTTSIPIDRRLAVDGGRPVRPPDRPWPRWPTPAPDAAANLTAVLTGGRWAISSPSVGDGVLFERRFAADFARYVGTRHCVPVDHGSSALVVALESLGLGYGDTVLVPALTWTASATAALRAGLVPVLVDVDRDTGCVGPDDLDLSVDPRAVVAVHWASNMADVPALDAVTRPRGISVVEDCAQAHGATWQGRQAGSLGRLGCFSFQHGKVLTCGEGGAVVTDDDTLAPVLEELRADSRRYRGDRTPPGELDLEESAGVQGANFCLDEFSAAVACAQLAVLDDQHDVRNHNYRLLADLLDGVDGVRLLQPAPEQTRISIYEGTIVFDELPAGLDNAAVAAALTAELGRRFYCTDEPLHRSRLLQPWTKPLLAPLAERFAAIHRDRTYPNTEWLAAHTVQTHHSTFLGTEQDMHDVAAAVAKVLAR is encoded by the coding sequence ATGACGACCTCCATCCCCATCGACCGGCGGCTCGCCGTGGACGGCGGCCGGCCGGTCCGCCCGCCGGACCGCCCATGGCCACGCTGGCCGACCCCCGCGCCGGACGCCGCCGCCAACCTGACCGCGGTGCTGACCGGCGGCCGGTGGGCGATCAGCAGCCCGTCCGTCGGCGACGGCGTCCTGTTCGAGCGCCGCTTCGCCGCCGACTTCGCCCGCTACGTCGGCACCCGCCACTGCGTACCCGTCGACCACGGGTCCAGCGCCCTGGTGGTGGCCCTGGAATCACTCGGCCTCGGCTACGGCGACACAGTGCTCGTACCGGCGCTGACCTGGACCGCCTCCGCCACCGCCGCGCTGCGCGCCGGCCTGGTTCCGGTGCTCGTCGACGTCGACCGCGACACCGGCTGCGTCGGGCCGGACGACCTCGACCTGTCCGTGGACCCGCGGGCCGTGGTCGCCGTGCACTGGGCCTCCAACATGGCCGACGTGCCGGCGCTCGACGCGGTCACCCGGCCGCGCGGCATCTCCGTCGTGGAGGACTGCGCGCAGGCCCACGGCGCCACCTGGCAGGGCCGCCAGGCCGGCTCACTCGGCCGGCTCGGCTGCTTCAGCTTCCAGCACGGCAAGGTCCTCACCTGCGGTGAGGGCGGGGCCGTCGTCACCGACGACGACACGCTCGCGCCGGTGCTCGAGGAGCTGCGGGCCGATTCGCGCCGCTACCGCGGCGACCGGACGCCCCCGGGCGAACTGGACCTGGAGGAGAGCGCCGGCGTGCAGGGGGCCAACTTCTGCCTGGACGAGTTCTCCGCCGCCGTGGCCTGCGCGCAACTGGCCGTCCTGGACGACCAGCACGACGTGCGCAACCACAACTACCGGCTGCTCGCCGACCTGCTCGACGGCGTCGACGGCGTACGGCTGCTGCAACCCGCGCCGGAGCAGACCCGCATCTCGATCTACGAGGGCACGATCGTCTTCGACGAGCTGCCGGCCGGCCTGGACAACGCCGCGGTGGCCGCCGCGCTCACCGCAGAGCTGGGCCGGCGGTTTTACTGCACCGACGAGCCGCTGCACCGCAGCCGGCTGCTGCAGCCGTGGACCAAGCCGCTGCTCGCGCCGCTGGCCGAACGCTTCGCGGCGATCCACCGGGACCGGACGTACCCGAACACCGAATGGCTCGCCGCACACACCGTCCAGACGCACCACAGCACCTTCCTCGGCACCGAGCAGGACATGCACGACGTCGCCGCCGCCGTCGCCAAGGTGCTCGCCCGCTGA
- a CDS encoding alanine racemase — MADLPFDTPAYRYDLARVRANHATLVAALPTPSRLFYSLKANPHPALVAALHTAGCDAEICSPGELAAALRAGVPGDRMLYTGPGKRDAEVAEAVRAGVRWFSVDSPEGLDQADRIAAAHGVELRCLLRVNDRVPNPGQGLTMTGVASQFGADVDWIEQEPQRFRSRPSAPVRGFHLYTGSNVDSVESLVAQFTAAARTARRLRDLLDIDLTLLDLGGGFGAPFARPGHNADLTGLADRVGPALDGLFPGWRDGAPTVAFESGRFLTATAGTLLTRVLDVKRSQGTPVVVLESGINHLGGMSGLRRLPPLVPTLHAADDRDGAPLEAAIVAGPLCTPLDTWARAASLPDVRPGDVLAVPNVGAYGLSASLLAFLGHPAPAEVVCDGDHVVETSRLTLTRHPVDTPGATDEPREER, encoded by the coding sequence ATGGCTGACCTGCCCTTCGACACCCCGGCCTACCGCTACGACCTGGCCCGGGTACGCGCCAACCACGCAACCCTGGTCGCCGCGCTGCCCACGCCGAGCCGGCTGTTCTACTCGCTCAAGGCCAACCCGCACCCGGCGCTGGTGGCGGCGCTGCACACCGCCGGCTGCGACGCGGAGATCTGCTCCCCGGGCGAGCTGGCCGCGGCGCTGCGGGCCGGCGTGCCGGGCGACCGCATGCTCTACACCGGACCCGGCAAGCGCGACGCCGAGGTGGCCGAGGCGGTGCGCGCCGGTGTCCGCTGGTTCTCCGTCGACTCGCCCGAGGGCCTGGACCAGGCCGACCGGATCGCCGCCGCGCACGGCGTCGAACTGCGGTGCCTGCTGCGGGTCAACGACCGGGTGCCCAACCCGGGTCAGGGACTCACCATGACCGGCGTCGCGTCCCAGTTCGGCGCCGACGTCGACTGGATCGAGCAGGAACCGCAGCGGTTCCGCTCCCGCCCGTCGGCCCCGGTCCGCGGGTTCCACCTCTACACCGGCAGCAACGTCGACTCGGTGGAATCGCTGGTGGCCCAGTTCACCGCCGCGGCGCGTACCGCCCGGCGGCTGCGGGACCTGCTCGACATCGACCTGACCCTGCTCGACCTCGGCGGCGGCTTCGGCGCGCCGTTCGCCCGGCCCGGCCACAACGCGGACCTGACCGGTCTCGCCGACCGGGTCGGCCCGGCCCTGGACGGGCTCTTCCCCGGCTGGCGCGACGGCGCGCCCACGGTGGCCTTCGAGTCGGGACGGTTCCTCACCGCCACCGCCGGCACGCTGCTGACCCGGGTGCTGGACGTCAAGCGGTCGCAGGGCACGCCGGTGGTGGTGCTGGAGTCCGGCATCAACCACCTCGGCGGGATGTCCGGCCTGCGCCGGCTGCCGCCACTCGTGCCCACCCTGCACGCCGCTGACGACCGCGACGGCGCGCCGCTCGAGGCCGCGATCGTCGCCGGACCGCTGTGCACTCCGCTGGACACCTGGGCCCGCGCCGCGAGCCTGCCCGACGTACGGCCGGGCGACGTGCTCGCCGTGCCGAACGTCGGGGCGTACGGGCTCTCGGCGAGCCTGCTGGCCTTCCTCGGCCACCCGGCGCCGGCCGAGGTCGTCTGCGACGGCGACCACGTCGTCGAGACGTCCCGGCTGACCCTGACACGGCACCCGGTGGACACGCCGGGAGCCACTGACGAACCACGAGAAGAAAGGTGA
- a CDS encoding class I adenylate-forming enzyme family protein, giving the protein MSTELLHDLLDRTAGARPDAPAVGDGTVGRTYRQVRADSLRLAGWLRGQGVRRGDRVLVALPADATLPALLYAVARTGAVFVVLRTPAPEVALAHVLDDAEPVLVLTDDRVLTDLCHARGVRVCDAAALRRAASAVAGGDAPAGPGPLAVDPVCLIYTSGSTGMPKAVVSTHAQVTFAVRAIQSELRYRPDDVVHVLLPPSFDYGLYQIFLSTVAGARLRLGDSAETGGRLLVSLVESGATVLPCVPSLAINLLRLLGRAGAPRPPLRLLTNTGAAMPPEVLAGLRRLLPGLAVQLMFGLTECKRAAIMPPDADLRRPGACGRALPGTEIFTVDAEGRRQPPGVPGELVVRGPHVMAGYWRRPELTAQRFRRAQGLFPQLHTGDHGHVDDDGYVHFAGRRDDVYKEKGTRVSATEVEAAAYRVDGVDAAGVLPPADGHDGATLFVVAALSPADVLRRLREQLEEMKVPARCVVLPDLPLTGNGKVDRRALARLAGEHNG; this is encoded by the coding sequence ATGAGTACCGAACTCCTGCACGACCTGCTGGACCGCACCGCCGGCGCGCGCCCCGACGCGCCCGCCGTCGGGGACGGGACCGTCGGGCGCACGTACCGCCAGGTGCGGGCCGACAGCCTGCGCCTGGCTGGCTGGCTGCGCGGGCAGGGCGTCCGGCGCGGCGACCGGGTGCTGGTGGCGCTGCCCGCCGACGCGACACTGCCGGCGCTGCTGTACGCGGTCGCCCGTACCGGCGCGGTCTTCGTCGTCCTCCGGACGCCGGCCCCCGAGGTCGCCCTCGCCCACGTGCTGGACGACGCGGAACCGGTCCTGGTCCTCACCGACGACCGGGTTCTCACCGACCTGTGCCACGCCCGTGGCGTCCGGGTGTGCGACGCCGCCGCGCTGCGGCGCGCGGCATCCGCCGTGGCCGGCGGCGACGCGCCGGCCGGGCCGGGCCCGCTGGCCGTCGACCCGGTCTGCCTGATCTACACCTCCGGCAGCACCGGCATGCCGAAGGCCGTCGTCTCCACGCACGCCCAGGTCACGTTCGCGGTCCGGGCGATCCAGTCGGAGCTGCGCTACCGGCCCGACGACGTGGTGCACGTCCTGCTGCCGCCCTCGTTCGACTACGGCCTCTACCAGATCTTCCTGAGCACCGTCGCCGGCGCCCGGCTGCGCCTGGGCGACAGCGCGGAGACCGGTGGCCGCCTTCTGGTGAGCCTTGTCGAGTCCGGCGCCACGGTGCTGCCCTGCGTGCCGTCGCTGGCGATCAACCTGCTGCGGCTGCTCGGCCGGGCGGGCGCGCCGCGCCCGCCACTGCGCCTGCTCACGAACACCGGCGCCGCCATGCCGCCGGAGGTGCTGGCCGGCCTGCGCCGGCTGCTGCCCGGCCTGGCCGTCCAACTGATGTTCGGTCTCACCGAGTGCAAACGCGCGGCGATCATGCCGCCGGACGCCGACCTGCGCCGGCCCGGCGCCTGCGGGCGGGCGCTGCCCGGCACCGAGATCTTCACAGTGGACGCCGAGGGGCGGCGTCAACCACCGGGCGTCCCCGGCGAGCTGGTGGTACGCGGCCCGCACGTGATGGCCGGCTACTGGCGGCGGCCGGAGCTGACCGCACAGCGGTTCCGGCGCGCACAAGGGCTCTTCCCGCAGCTGCACACCGGCGACCACGGCCACGTGGACGACGACGGGTACGTCCACTTCGCCGGCCGGCGCGACGACGTCTACAAGGAGAAGGGCACCCGGGTCAGCGCCACCGAGGTGGAGGCCGCCGCGTACCGGGTCGACGGCGTGGACGCGGCCGGGGTGCTGCCGCCGGCCGACGGCCACGACGGCGCGACGCTGTTCGTGGTGGCCGCGCTCAGCCCCGCCGACGTGCTGCGCCGGCTGCGGGAGCAGCTCGAGGAGATGAAGGTGCCAGCGCGCTGCGTCGTGCTGCCCGACCTGCCGCTCACCGGCAACGGCAAGGTGGACCGGCGGGCGCTGGCCCGGCTGGCGGGTGAGCACAATGGCTGA
- a CDS encoding MFS transporter, with translation MTDTSTNQHTTEPPAPPVPRAAVQARWSVVLLFVIMGLAIGGWSARVPDVRDAVGVGNTGWGLANIATNAGELVSLVVVAVLISRINTRRLALAGAALILLNAPLLAASTTVVALVGGLAVWGFAANLLATPMNAQSVEVQKRYGRPILSTFHAGFSIGMLVGGLCGTGAAAIGMSPSAQMAVTSVLLGALLVGTHRWLPDTPRQETKDGEARRRLRDRFTPQLLLLAVIAFLASFIEMAGAQWSALYATEVAGATAVLAAATYTCLSLAATVARLFGDRLAGRVGRIRFVRLSALVATVGVALPVAYPHPAAVMAGFGLLGFGLACVTPTVLGFAGEQPGLTSGEGVSVVAMGQWPGALLAAPVIGLLAGALDLRTAFVVVAVLALAVVALIGRVRAAALPGESPAPPRP, from the coding sequence ATGACGGACACCTCGACGAACCAGCACACGACGGAGCCGCCCGCGCCGCCCGTGCCACGCGCGGCCGTACAGGCCCGCTGGTCGGTGGTGCTGCTCTTCGTCATCATGGGTCTGGCCATCGGCGGCTGGTCGGCCCGTGTGCCGGACGTCCGCGACGCGGTAGGGGTCGGCAACACCGGCTGGGGCCTGGCGAACATCGCCACGAACGCAGGGGAACTGGTCTCCCTGGTCGTGGTGGCGGTGCTGATCAGCCGGATCAACACCCGCCGGCTGGCGCTGGCCGGGGCGGCGCTGATCCTGCTCAACGCGCCGCTGCTGGCCGCGTCCACCACTGTGGTGGCGCTGGTCGGCGGGCTCGCGGTCTGGGGCTTCGCGGCGAATCTGCTGGCCACGCCGATGAACGCCCAGTCGGTCGAGGTGCAGAAGCGGTACGGGCGGCCCATCCTGTCCACGTTCCACGCGGGCTTCAGCATCGGCATGCTGGTCGGCGGCCTCTGCGGCACCGGCGCCGCGGCGATCGGGATGTCGCCGTCGGCGCAGATGGCCGTCACCAGTGTCCTGCTGGGCGCGCTGCTGGTCGGCACGCACCGCTGGCTGCCCGACACGCCCCGCCAGGAGACGAAGGACGGCGAGGCGCGGCGCCGGCTGCGTGACCGGTTCACCCCGCAACTGCTGCTGCTCGCGGTGATCGCCTTCCTGGCCTCGTTCATCGAGATGGCCGGCGCCCAGTGGAGCGCGCTGTACGCGACCGAGGTGGCCGGCGCCACGGCGGTGCTCGCCGCGGCCACGTACACCTGTCTCTCGCTGGCCGCGACCGTCGCCCGGCTGTTCGGCGACCGGCTGGCCGGCCGGGTCGGGCGGATCCGCTTCGTCCGGCTGTCCGCGCTCGTCGCGACCGTCGGCGTGGCGCTGCCGGTGGCGTACCCCCATCCGGCGGCGGTGATGGCCGGTTTCGGACTGCTCGGGTTCGGCCTGGCGTGCGTGACCCCGACGGTGCTCGGCTTCGCCGGTGAGCAGCCGGGCCTCACGTCCGGCGAGGGCGTCTCCGTGGTGGCGATGGGCCAGTGGCCGGGCGCGCTGCTCGCGGCGCCGGTGATCGGTCTGCTCGCCGGCGCGCTGGACCTGCGTACCGCGTTCGTGGTGGTGGCCGTGCTGGCGCTTGCCGTCGTGGCGTTGATCGGGCGGGTCCGGGCGGCGGCGCTGCCCGGCGAGAGCCCGGCCCCGCCCCGGCCGTGA
- a CDS encoding inositol-3-phosphate synthase produces MTVTHHETSHASTPSPDTDAPVGVWLNGARGSVATTAITGLLALRAGMADSTGCVTDTGMLRDAPLASWTDLVVGGHDIVDTPLEKKAESLVDSGVIPAPVLAAVRGSLPEVEQNLRTGYDARTETGPLAEVVERLAGDIEEFRARNGLSRVVVINVSSTEPPADHRPEHDDLDALTRALADPDDKALPASSVVAYAAFRAGCGFVDFTPSTGARLPALEMLAQRERVPFAGSDGKTGETLLRTALAPMFTSRALHVLSWAGVNLLGGGDGATLEDPRNARSKLSSKSGVLPALLGEDVTAPLHIDNVPDLGDHKTAWDHVSFEGFLGVRMSMQLTWSGVDSTLAAPLVLDLARLTAAAHRAGHVGPIEELGFFFKDPIGTDEHALAEQAHALAAWANGLDGRGDS; encoded by the coding sequence GTGACCGTCACCCATCACGAGACCTCGCACGCCTCGACTCCGTCCCCCGACACGGACGCACCCGTCGGCGTGTGGCTCAACGGCGCCCGCGGTTCGGTCGCCACCACGGCGATCACCGGTCTGCTGGCGCTGCGCGCCGGCATGGCCGACTCGACCGGCTGCGTCACCGACACCGGCATGCTGCGCGACGCGCCGCTGGCGAGCTGGACCGACCTGGTGGTCGGCGGGCACGACATCGTCGACACGCCGCTGGAGAAGAAGGCCGAGTCGCTCGTCGACTCCGGCGTCATCCCGGCGCCGGTGCTGGCCGCCGTACGGGGCAGCCTGCCCGAGGTCGAGCAGAACCTGCGCACCGGCTACGACGCGCGTACCGAGACCGGTCCGCTGGCCGAGGTGGTCGAGCGGCTGGCCGGCGACATCGAGGAGTTCCGCGCCCGCAACGGGCTGTCCCGGGTCGTCGTCATCAACGTGTCCTCGACCGAGCCGCCGGCCGACCACCGGCCCGAGCACGACGACCTGGACGCGCTGACCCGCGCCCTGGCCGACCCGGACGACAAGGCGCTGCCGGCCAGCTCGGTGGTCGCGTACGCGGCGTTCCGGGCCGGCTGCGGCTTCGTCGACTTCACCCCGTCCACCGGGGCCCGGCTGCCCGCGCTGGAGATGCTGGCGCAGCGGGAGCGGGTGCCGTTCGCCGGCTCCGACGGCAAGACCGGGGAGACGCTGCTGCGCACCGCCCTGGCGCCGATGTTCACCAGCCGCGCCCTGCATGTGCTCTCCTGGGCCGGGGTGAACCTGCTCGGCGGCGGTGACGGCGCGACGCTGGAGGACCCGCGCAACGCCCGCAGCAAGCTCAGCTCGAAGTCGGGTGTGCTGCCCGCGCTGCTCGGTGAGGACGTCACCGCCCCGCTGCACATCGACAACGTGCCGGACCTCGGCGACCACAAGACCGCCTGGGACCACGTGTCGTTCGAGGGCTTCCTCGGCGTCCGGATGTCCATGCAGCTCACCTGGAGCGGGGTGGACTCCACGCTGGCCGCCCCGCTCGTGCTCGACCTGGCCCGGCTGACCGCCGCGGCGCACCGCGCCGGACACGTCGGCCCGATCGAGGAGCTGGGGTTCTTCTTCAAGGACCCGATCGGCACCGACGAGCACGCGCTGGCCGAGCAGGCGCACGCGCTCGCCGCCTGGGCCAACGGGCTGGACGGCCGCGGCGACAGCTGA